CGCCCTGACGGTATTCGTGCTCAGCATGATTCCGGGTCCCTGCATGTTGCTCGCCGCGACGCACGGCATGCAGCATGGCGTGCGGCGGACGCTGGCCACCACGTTCGGCGCCATCAGTGCGCTGATCCTGATGATGCTGGCGTCCGCCACGGGGCTCGGTGCCTTGCTGGCCACCTCCGAACCGGCATTCGAAACGCTCAAATGGATCGGGGCGGCCTATCTGGTCTATCTCGGCATCAAGACCTGGCGGACGGGCGCAAGCGAGTTGGCGCTGACGCCCGATATCGCCCGCGTCGCCGGGCGCAGGCCCTTGCACCGGCTGTTCGGCCAGGGATTCTGGGTCGCCGCCAGCAACCCCAAGGCCATCGTCTTTTTCGGTGCCCTGTTCCCGCAGTTCATCGATCCCGCGCGGCCGCAGCCGGTGCAATATGCGCTGCTCTGCGGCACCTTCGTGACCTTCGAGGTCGCATGGCAGGTGGCCTACGCCTTCGGCGGCACCCGACTTGCGTCGTGGTTCGGTCGCGCGGATCGCGGACGGGCGCTCAACCGGCTCAGTGGCGGGCTGTTCATCGGTCTGGGGCTGCTGCTGTCGATGGCCCAGCGTGGCTGAGCGCCGTCAGTCCGGCGCCTCCACCCAGACGGCGTGGATGTTGACGAATTCGCGGATGCCGTAGATCGACAGCTCGCGGCCGTAGCCCGAATGGCGGATGCCGCCGAAGGGCATGCGTGGATCGGACTTCGACATGCTGTTGACGAAGGCGGCGCCAGATTCGATCTGCTGCGCCGCGATGCGTTCGCCGCGCGCCAGATCCCGTGTCCACACGGCACCGGAAAGCCCGAACTCGGTGGCGTTGGCCACGCGGATGGCCTCGACTTCGTCGCGCACGCGGATCAGTGTGGCGACCGGTCCGAACAGTTCTTCCGACCAGGCCGCCATGCCCGCCTCCACGCCCGCAAGCACGGTGGGCGGGTAAAACGCACCGAGGCCTGCGGGCACCTCGCCGCCGGTCAGAATGCGCGCGCCGGCGAGTGCGCTGCGGCGTACCTGATCGGCCAGTTCGTCGCGCAGGTCCACTCGCGCCAGCGGGCCGATCTGGGTCTTGGCATCCAGGGGATCGCCCATGCTCAGGCTGCTCGCGGCGTCGACGAAACGGCGCTCGAAGGCGTCGTACACCTCGTCGACCACGATGAAGCGCTTGGCGGCGATGCAGCTTTGGCCGCTGTTCTGGAAGCGGGCGGTGATGCCGACCTCGACGGCGCGTGCCAGATCGGCATCCTCAAGCACGATGAAGGGGTCGGAACCGCCAAGCTCCAGTACGCATTTTTTCAGCGCGCGCCCGGCCTCGGCGGCTACCGCACGGCCGGCGCGCACGCTGGAGGTGATGCTGACGGCGGCGATGCGCGGGTCGTGAATCGCCGCGGTGGTTTCGGGAATGTCGACCAGCAGGCTGCGGAACAGATGTTCCGGAAAACCCGCCTCGCGGAACAGCGCTTCGATCGCGAGGCTGCAGCCGAACACGTTGGGGGCATGCTTGAGTACGGCCCCGTTGCCGGCCATCAGCGCAGGCGCCGCGAAGCGCAGTACCTGCCAGAAGGGGTAGTTCCAGGGCATGATGGCGAGCACGACGCCCAGGGGGCGGAAATTGACGTAGCTGCGATAGGCCTCCGTTTCGATCGGATCGGGCGCCAGAAAGGCCTCGGCCTGGTCGGCGTAGAAGCGGCAGACCCAGGCGCATTTCTCGATCTCGGCAATGCCTTGCGCATACAGCTTGCCCATCTCGCGGCTCATCAGCGCGGCGAATTCGGCTTTGCCGGCCAGCAGGTGGTCGGACAGCGCGTGCATGTGGCGCGCGCGTTCGCTCATCGGCATGGCCGCCCACTCGCGTTGGGCCGCCACGGCGCGATTGAGGGCGTCGTCGATCTGCGCGCCGGACATGGCGTCGTGGGTCGCGACCGTCTCGCCGGTCGCGGGGTTGATGCTGCGAAATGGCATAGGATTTCCTCGTTTTGCGAGCCGCCTCAGACGAGGCAGGTCTTCGCGGTCAGTTCGTCGGTCAGCACGCGGGCGTTTTCGCTGTAGTCGACCGGCACCTCGATCAACTGTACCCCGCCCAGCGCGAAACAGCGCTCGATCAGCGGCGCCAGGGCATTGCCGTCGGCGACGCGGTGTCCGCCGGCGCCATAGCTTTCGGCATAGCGGACGAAGTCGGGGTTGCCGAATTGCAGTCCCCAGTCGGCGTGCCCGCAAACGGCCTGCTTCCAGCGGATCATGCCGAAGGCATCGTCGCGCAGCACTAGTATCACGAGATCGATGCCGAGTCTAACCGCGGTTTCGAGTTCCTGGCTGTTCATCATGAAACCACCGTCGCCGCACACAGAAAGCACGCGCTGGCAGGGGTTGAGCAGGGCGGCGAGGATGGCCGACGGCAGTCCTGCGCCCATGGTGGCCAGGGCGTTGTCGAGCAGCAGCCCGTTGGAGTGATCGGTGAGGTAATTGCGCGCGAACCAGATCTTGTACATGCCGTTGTCGAGGGTGACGAGTCCGTCCGCGGGAATGGCGCGACGCACGTCGGCGACGATGCGCTGCGGCGCCAGCGGAAAGCGCGCGTCGTCGTTGAGGTCGCTGATATGTGCGAGCACTTCCTCGCGCATGCGCAGGAAATAATCGAACTCGTGCCTGGGCGAGGGTTGTATGCGTTCGGCCAGGTGCTCGAAGGTGGCGGCGATGTCGCCGATCAGTTCCAGCTGCGGGAAATAGACCTCGTCGACGATGGCGCTGCTGTAATTGACATGGATGGCGCGCGCGCCGCCCGGCGTCATCAGGAACGGCGGTTTTTCCACCACGTCGTGGCCGACGTTGATCACCAGATCGGCGCGCTCGATCGCGCAGTGCACGTAATCGCCCGCCGAGAGCGCGGCGGTACCGATATAGCGCGGGTGGTGCTCGCCGATGATGCCCTTGCCGAGCTGGGTGTTGAAATACGGGATGCCGGTCTTGTCCACGAAACGCCGCAGCGGCTCGATGATGCGTTTGCGGTTGGCTCCGGCGCCGATCAGCAGCAGCGGGCGGCGAGCCTCGGCGATCATTTCAAGGGCCCAGTCGAGTGCCTGCGGATCCGGCGCGGGTCGGCGCGGTACGGCGATGTCGAACAGGTGCGCCTCGCCTACGATTTCGCCCGCGATGTCTTCAGGTAGTTCCAGCAGCACGGCGCCGGGGCGTTCCTCCTGGGCCACGCGAAAGGCCTCGCGCACCAGTGCGGGTATGGCGTGGGCCGAGACGATCTGGCGCGCGGACTTGGTGATCGGGCGCATCATTTCGACCACGTCGATGATCTGGAAGCGCCCCTGCTTGCTCTTGCGGATGGGTTTCTGGCCGCTGATCATCAGCATTGGCATGGCGCCGAGCTGCCCGTAGGCGGCCGCGGTCACCAGATTGGTGGCGCCGGGGCCTAGCGTTGCGAGACAGACGCCGGCCCTGCCGGTGAGGCGGCCATAGGTGGCGGCCATGAAGCCGGCAGCCTGTTCATGGCGGGTGACGATCAGCCGGATGGACGAACGCCTGAGCGCTTCGATCAGATCGAGATTTTCCTCGCCCGGTACGCCGAAGATGTATTCCACGCCCTCGTGTTCGAGCGCGCGCACGAGCAGTTCGGCGGCCTTGATGTCATGAAATCGTTGCATGGATACCCCGTGGGTCAGGCGAAAATGGAGGGACGCGTCGCGTCACCGCGGCGTGCCGGCCGAGGTGGCGAGGGATACCGGCGTGGGTGTGCCGCCGACGAGCAGGCAGTGCCTGCGTTCCAGCGCCCGCGGATGGGCGGCGCCGCAGCTGTGCGCGATCATGGCCAGTCCCGCGCGCATTTCCGCGACGTAATTGGCCACGCGCACGGCCTTTTCCTGTGGGTTGAGGCCGCGCTGCAGGCGCTCGCTGTGGGTGGTGATGCCGGTGGGGCAGGTGTTGCGGTTGCAACGCAACGCCTGTATGCAGCCGAGCGCGAACATGAATCCGCGGGCGCTGGCGACGAAATCGGCGCCGGCGCAAAAGGCCCAGGCCATCTCCACCGGCGTGATCAGCTTGCCCGAGGCGATCACGCGCACACGTTCGCGCAACCCGGCGTGGTCGAGGGCGTCGATCACCGCCGGCAGGGCGCAGCGAATGGGCAGTCCCATGGCGTCGATCAGGGCGAGCGGTGCTGCGCCCGAGCCGCCTTCGGCACCGTCCACAGTGATGAAGTCGGGCGCGGCGGCCGGGCCGCGGGCGCGGATTTCCCGGCACAGTTCGTCCACCCATGCCGGATCGCCGATGACGCATTTGATGCCAGTGGGCTTGCCGGTCAGAGTCCGCACGCGGGCGATGTAATCGAGCAGCTCCGCGGTATTGCCGGCTTCCGGGTGGCGGTTGGGGGAAATCGAGTCGGTGCCCGCAGCGATGCCGCGGATACGGGCGATTTCCGGCGTTACCTTGGCCGCCGGCAGGATGCCGCCCTTGCCGGGTTTGGCGCCCTGGCTGAGTTTGATCTCGAACATGCGCACCTGTTCGTGTGCGGCGATCTCGCGCAGTCGCGCCTCGCTCAGCGACCCGTCCGCCTCGCGCACGCCGTATTTGGCCGTGCCGATCTGGAACACGAGGTCGCAGCCGCCTTCTAAGTGGTGCGGGGAAAGTCCGCCTTCGCCGGTATTCAGCCAGCAGCCTGCGAGCGCCGCGCCGCGCGACAGTGCGCGGACCGCCGGCGCGGAAATGGCGCCGTAACTCATGCCCGAGATGTTGAGCAGCGACGGCGCGGCGTAGGGCTGCGGGCAGTCCGCGCCGATCAACAACGGCGCGGCGGGGCGCGCGCCGGCCTCCTGTACCGGAAAGGGGGCATTGACGAACAGCAGGGTGCCGCTCTGCTGCAGCGGCTGCGTCGATCCGAAGGCCACCGTGTTGTTGCCGCCCTGGGCCGAGCGATAGACCCATTCCCGTTCGGCGCGGTTGAACGGCAGTTCTTCCCGATCCAGCGCGAAGAAGTACTGACGGAAGAATTCGCCCAGCTTGGTGAACAGCGTGCGGAAACGGCCGAGTACCGGGAAATTGTGGCGGATGGCATTGCCGGTCTGCGACAGGTCTATCACGAACAGCACGACCACCGCGAGCGCACCGAGTCCGACCACCAGGATGAAGCTGGTGGCGAGTATGTCAGGGGTGCGGCGGATGATATCGATCAGGGGATCCATGGGCGCCGGTCCTCGCGGTGGGGGCGGAGACGGCGGCCGGACAAGCCGGCATCGCCATCCAATCGACTGATGTGTAAATCAATTCTGTCGATTAGAGGCTGGAGCCGGCGTTTGGTTCGTTCGGGCGCGGGAGATATTGGGGGAATTTGAGTTCGTGCGCGGGCAGGGGCCGGCTGAAATAGTAGCCCTGATACAGATCGCAGCGGTGTTCGCGCAGGAATTCGAGCTGGTCGACGGTTTCCACGCCTTCGGCCACCACGCGGATCTTGAGGTTGTGCGCCATGGCGATGATCGCCTTGACCAGGCTTTCGTCGTCGTGATCGTTGACCAGATCGCGCACGAAGGACTGATCGATCTTGAGCTTGTCGACCGGAAAGCGCTTGAGGTAACTGAGACTCGAATAACCGGTGCCGAAGTCGTCGAGCGAAAATTCCACGCCCATGTCCTTGAGCGATTGCAGCATGCGGATGGACGAGTCGAGATTTTCCATGATCACGCTTTCGGTGATCTCCATGCCGAGTCGACGAGGGTCGATGCCGGTCCGCTTGATGATATGCGTGAAGCGCTGGACCAGATCGCCTTGGCGAAACTGGCGTGGCGATAGATTGATCACGATGCGCCCATGGAAGCTGCCGCTCCTGTCCCACTCGCGGATTTGCCGACAGGCGGTTTCGAGCACCCATTCGCCGATCGGCAGAATCAGCGACGAGTCCTCCGCGACCGGGATGAAGCGCGCCGGCGAAACGGCGCCCATGACCGGATGGGTCCAGCGCAACAGCGCCTCGACGGCGACGACTTCGCCGCTTGCCAGCGACACGATGGGCTGGTAATGCAGCGCCAGCTCGTTGCGCTCCAGGGCCCGGCGGAGATTGTTTTCCAGCATTAGCCGGTCGGCGGCCTTGGCATCCATTTCGGGCGAATAGAAACGATAGTTGTTGCGGCCGAGGGCCTTGGCCTGATACATCGCGGTATCGCTGTTTTTCAGCAGGGCGGTGACGTTGTGGCCGTCTTCCGGATAGATCGCGATGCCGAGGCTTGCGCCGCTGTGCAGCTCATGGCCCTCGATGAAATAGGGCAGGGTGAGGGTCTGGATGATTTTCTGCACGGCCGTCGCCGCATCGTCGGGGTGTTCGACGCGGGACAGGATGACGATGAACTCGTCGCCCCCCTGGCGCGCCACCGTGTCTTCCTGGCGCAGGCATTCCTTCAGGCGCCCGCTCACGGCGCGCAGCAGCGAGTCGCCGATGGTGTGCCCCAGCGAATCGTTGATGGTTTTGAAGTCGTTGAGATCGATGTAGATCACGGCAAAGCGCTCGTGGCGCCGATAGTGCGACTGGATCGCCTGCTTGATGCGGTCTTCGAGCAGGGTGCGGTTGGGCAGGCCGGTGAGTGGATCGTGCGATGCGATGTGCAGGATGCGGGCTTCGGCTTCCTTGCGGCGAGTGATGTCCTGGATGGCCAGGATGAACTTTTGTTGCCCGCCCAGCACCATGTCGCTGATACGGACCTCGGTTGGCAGGCGTTTGCCGTTGCGGTGCGCTATGGCGAGTTCGAAGGCGGTCGGCGGGGCGTGCAGATCCTGTCGGGCGGTAAAGTGTTCGATGCGCTCGCGGTATTTGGCGTGGTCGTCCGCGTCGATCAGGTCCAGCATGTTGCTGCCCAGCAGTGCACCGGGTGCGTAGCCGAACAGCTGCTCGGCCATCGGGTTGAGCGATTCGACGGTGCCGTTGGCCGCAAGGGTGACCAGTCCTTCGTCGATATTGTCGAGAATGGTGCGGGTACGGGTTTCGCTGTCGCGCAGCCGCTCGCTGGCGTGACGTGCCTCGCGTTCGGAAATGGCGAGCTTGCGGACCAGCGGGTTGACCAGCCAGTACAGCAGTAGCAGGCCGGCGGCGAGGAAGAACAGCAGCATGTAGCTGACCTCGCGCACCTGTTCGTAGATGGGCGCGTACAGCTCGTCGGTATCGACCTTGAGTACCATGCCGAGGCCGAGTTGGGCGAGCGGCGTATAGGCCGCGACCACCTCGTGACCGCGGTAGTCGCGGGTGGTGACCAGCCCGCTCTTGCCTTCGAAGGCGTAGGCCATGGGCAGCGGCTGCCCGTTTTGCACGGGCGGGACGTCGCGGTAGATGCGTCGGCTGAGCGCGGCCGGAAAGCACTGCATGCCGCTGCTGGCGTTGCCGCAGACGACCAATTCGCCGGTGCGCCCCAGCGCTTCGGTATCGCGCAGCATGTGGGTCAGCTCGGGCAGGCGGGATTCGGTCAGGACGTAGCCCACCAGCCGATGGCGACCGTCCAGCATCGGGCGCTCTTGCGCGAGCACGAAGCCGCCGTCGCTCCACAACAGTTGTGCGGTGGTTTCCAGCTT
The Acidihalobacter prosperus DNA segment above includes these coding regions:
- a CDS encoding LysE family translocator, which codes for MSLQLWSIYALTVFVLSMIPGPCMLLAATHGMQHGVRRTLATTFGAISALILMMLASATGLGALLATSEPAFETLKWIGAAYLVYLGIKTWRTGASELALTPDIARVAGRRPLHRLFGQGFWVAASNPKAIVFFGALFPQFIDPARPQPVQYALLCGTFVTFEVAWQVAYAFGGTRLASWFGRADRGRALNRLSGGLFIGLGLLLSMAQRG
- a CDS encoding putative bifunctional diguanylate cyclase/phosphodiesterase, coding for MHPRKRRERRISVIASLILVTLTLVASLSIFLVMEHQAERIVNRSLQLSLESRVRLFNAKIQQRLEASQLVATRPFIIAQLKQLDADPHDAAAIKAVQLAADTLLPTGFSLIRFSLPDRHTIAAAGIAAVHPGLSVPLKLETTAQLLWSDGGFVLAQERPMLDGRHRLVGYVLTESRLPELTHMLRDTEALGRTGELVVCGNASSGMQCFPAALSRRIYRDVPPVQNGQPLPMAYAFEGKSGLVTTRDYRGHEVVAAYTPLAQLGLGMVLKVDTDELYAPIYEQVREVSYMLLFFLAAGLLLLYWLVNPLVRKLAISEREARHASERLRDSETRTRTILDNIDEGLVTLAANGTVESLNPMAEQLFGYAPGALLGSNMLDLIDADDHAKYRERIEHFTARQDLHAPPTAFELAIAHRNGKRLPTEVRISDMVLGGQQKFILAIQDITRRKEAEARILHIASHDPLTGLPNRTLLEDRIKQAIQSHYRRHERFAVIYIDLNDFKTINDSLGHTIGDSLLRAVSGRLKECLRQEDTVARQGGDEFIVILSRVEHPDDAATAVQKIIQTLTLPYFIEGHELHSGASLGIAIYPEDGHNVTALLKNSDTAMYQAKALGRNNYRFYSPEMDAKAADRLMLENNLRRALERNELALHYQPIVSLASGEVVAVEALLRWTHPVMGAVSPARFIPVAEDSSLILPIGEWVLETACRQIREWDRSGSFHGRIVINLSPRQFRQGDLVQRFTHIIKRTGIDPRRLGMEITESVIMENLDSSIRMLQSLKDMGVEFSLDDFGTGYSSLSYLKRFPVDKLKIDQSFVRDLVNDHDDESLVKAIIAMAHNLKIRVVAEGVETVDQLEFLREHRCDLYQGYYFSRPLPAHELKFPQYLPRPNEPNAGSSL
- a CDS encoding NAD-dependent succinate-semialdehyde dehydrogenase; its protein translation is MPFRSINPATGETVATHDAMSGAQIDDALNRAVAAQREWAAMPMSERARHMHALSDHLLAGKAEFAALMSREMGKLYAQGIAEIEKCAWVCRFYADQAEAFLAPDPIETEAYRSYVNFRPLGVVLAIMPWNYPFWQVLRFAAPALMAGNGAVLKHAPNVFGCSLAIEALFREAGFPEHLFRSLLVDIPETTAAIHDPRIAAVSITSSVRAGRAVAAEAGRALKKCVLELGGSDPFIVLEDADLARAVEVGITARFQNSGQSCIAAKRFIVVDEVYDAFERRFVDAASSLSMGDPLDAKTQIGPLARVDLRDELADQVRRSALAGARILTGGEVPAGLGAFYPPTVLAGVEAGMAAWSEELFGPVATLIRVRDEVEAIRVANATEFGLSGAVWTRDLARGERIAAQQIESGAAFVNSMSKSDPRMPFGGIRHSGYGRELSIYGIREFVNIHAVWVEAPD
- a CDS encoding FMN-binding glutamate synthase family protein, which gives rise to MDPLIDIIRRTPDILATSFILVVGLGALAVVVLFVIDLSQTGNAIRHNFPVLGRFRTLFTKLGEFFRQYFFALDREELPFNRAEREWVYRSAQGGNNTVAFGSTQPLQQSGTLLFVNAPFPVQEAGARPAAPLLIGADCPQPYAAPSLLNISGMSYGAISAPAVRALSRGAALAGCWLNTGEGGLSPHHLEGGCDLVFQIGTAKYGVREADGSLSEARLREIAAHEQVRMFEIKLSQGAKPGKGGILPAAKVTPEIARIRGIAAGTDSISPNRHPEAGNTAELLDYIARVRTLTGKPTGIKCVIGDPAWVDELCREIRARGPAAAPDFITVDGAEGGSGAAPLALIDAMGLPIRCALPAVIDALDHAGLRERVRVIASGKLITPVEMAWAFCAGADFVASARGFMFALGCIQALRCNRNTCPTGITTHSERLQRGLNPQEKAVRVANYVAEMRAGLAMIAHSCGAAHPRALERRHCLLVGGTPTPVSLATSAGTPR
- a CDS encoding acetolactate synthase large subunit — translated: MQRFHDIKAAELLVRALEHEGVEYIFGVPGEENLDLIEALRRSSIRLIVTRHEQAAGFMAATYGRLTGRAGVCLATLGPGATNLVTAAAYGQLGAMPMLMISGQKPIRKSKQGRFQIIDVVEMMRPITKSARQIVSAHAIPALVREAFRVAQEERPGAVLLELPEDIAGEIVGEAHLFDIAVPRRPAPDPQALDWALEMIAEARRPLLLIGAGANRKRIIEPLRRFVDKTGIPYFNTQLGKGIIGEHHPRYIGTAALSAGDYVHCAIERADLVINVGHDVVEKPPFLMTPGGARAIHVNYSSAIVDEVYFPQLELIGDIAATFEHLAERIQPSPRHEFDYFLRMREEVLAHISDLNDDARFPLAPQRIVADVRRAIPADGLVTLDNGMYKIWFARNYLTDHSNGLLLDNALATMGAGLPSAILAALLNPCQRVLSVCGDGGFMMNSQELETAVRLGIDLVILVLRDDAFGMIRWKQAVCGHADWGLQFGNPDFVRYAESYGAGGHRVADGNALAPLIERCFALGGVQLIEVPVDYSENARVLTDELTAKTCLV